One Lampris incognitus isolate fLamInc1 chromosome 18, fLamInc1.hap2, whole genome shotgun sequence genomic region harbors:
- the mllt11 gene encoding protein AF1q yields the protein MLEKSNSQYDSFLFWRQPIPALDVSELEDLGLMDSKMTNQGKDKASQLSTPRNPNEEGEFAEYSSFNFWRAPIVNIDSLLADLNLLL from the exons ATGCTGGAGAAGTCAAACAGCCAATACGATTCCTTCCTCTTCTGGAGGCAGCCAATCCCTGCCCTGGACGTGTCGGAGCTGGAGGACCTCGGTCTGATGGACAGCAAGATGACCAATCAGGGAAAGGATAAGGCCTCCCAGCTGTCCACACCCAGGAACCCGAATGAAGAG ggCGAATTTGCAGAATACTCCTCCTTTAACTTTTGGAGAGCTCCCATCGTCAACATCGACTCCTTGCTGGCCGACCTCAACCTGCTGCTGTAA